GACCTTTTCAAGACCTCCGCCACCGTGGGGTCCACGAATCTCTGGCCAGGGGCTGCGAGGTCAACCGGACAGGATTTTGTCGTCGCGCACGTAACACGTGGGGCGATCGGAGGAGTCCCGTGAACGAAGAACCCAACCTTGCCTTGTTCATCGACTTCGAGAACCTGGCCATCGGTGTCGAAGACGCCAACTACAAGAAATTCGACGTGAACCTCGTGCTCGGGCGCCTGCTCGAGAAGGGCAAGATCGTGGTCAAGCGCGCGTATGCTGACTGGGAGCGCTACGCCTCGTTCAAGCGGGGGTTCCACGAGGCTGCCATCGAGATGATGGACATCCCGCGCCGTCGCTACAGCGGAAAGAACAGCGCAGACATCCGCCTCGTGGTCGACGCCATGGACCTCGCCAATGCCAAGAGCCACATCAACATCTTCGTCATCGCGTCCGGTGACAGCGATTTCTCTCCCCTGGTCTCGAAGCTGCGCGAGAACAACAAGTTCGTCATCGGCCTGGGCGTCAAGAACTCCACCTCGAACCTCTTCGTCGAGAACTGCGACGAGTTCATCTTCTACGACGATCTCATCCGCCGCGTCGAGCGCGGGCGACCAGCCGAGGCACGGTCCGACAAGCAGGACGAGGCCTTCAGCCTGCTCCTCGACGCGCTGCGCGCGCTGCGCCGCGACAGCAAGGATATTCTGTGGAGCTCGATGGTGAAGGAGACCATGAAGCGCAAGCGCCCCTCGTTCAACGAGGAGTACTACGGCTTCGACACCTTCTCGCAGCTCCTCGAAGAGGGGCAGCGGCGCAACATCATCAAGCTCGAGAAAGACCAGCGCAGCGGCTCATACGTCGTCACCGACTTCCGCGCCGGGCGCTGAAGGCGCACGTCTCGGCGCGCCCCTTCCTGCGTCTCGTGTGAGGCGTGGGAAGGGCTCATCTCCAGCCTCATCGTCTCTCTCTTCGCGGTCGGTCGCTCAGCGCACCACCACGACAATGTCTTGCGTGGGCTCGAAGCTGCTCATCGTCCAGGTGACGGTGCTGCCTTCCACCTTGCCTCCCGCGGGGCTGGCGGAGACGATGCTGCCCTCGTCGACGCGCACCCTCACCGTGGCCGCCCCGATGGGGTCTCTCCACGGGGCGCCGCTGCGCAGAACGTAGGTGTAGCGCCAGGTCTTGTTCGGTGCGGGGGTGAGGGCCTGCATGTACTTCACCTCGACGGCCACGTCATCTTTTGACGGGGCGCCGTAGTGCCCCTGGAACGTGAGCGGCCAGGTCCACCACGACGCCGCCAGACCGCTCGGGTCGTCCTTGCGCGCGGGCTCTCGCACGACCTGGCTCTCGCTCACGCGGTTGTCTCCGGTGAGGGTCGGGGGACTTGCATTCCGCCTGTAGACCTGCTGCCACACCTGAAACGCCATCAGGGGCTTG
The window above is part of the Pseudomonadota bacterium genome. Proteins encoded here:
- a CDS encoding NYN domain-containing protein, with product MNEEPNLALFIDFENLAIGVEDANYKKFDVNLVLGRLLEKGKIVVKRAYADWERYASFKRGFHEAAIEMMDIPRRRYSGKNSADIRLVVDAMDLANAKSHINIFVIASGDSDFSPLVSKLRENNKFVIGLGVKNSTSNLFVENCDEFIFYDDLIRRVERGRPAEARSDKQDEAFSLLLDALRALRRDSKDILWSSMVKETMKRKRPSFNEEYYGFDTFSQLLEEGQRRNIIKLEKDQRSGSYVVTDFRAGR